From the genome of Cellvibrio japonicus Ueda107, one region includes:
- the argE gene encoding acetylornithine deacetylase, giving the protein MTFDAKHYRQQLRDLVAIPSVSCAVPEWDMPNRPVIDYLANSFADMNFITRVMPLEQPGKANLIATLGKGEGGLLLAGHTDTVPYDANRWQSDPFTLTEKDGKLYGLGATDMKGFFPVIIEAVKPYLYTRFRHPLIVLATADEESSMSGARALVREGMQGSTPGCAIIGEPTGLVPVRAHKGIMMEAIRVRGKSGHSSNPALGNNALEAMHNVMGELLALRSELQLKYRDPGFAVQTPTLNLGCIHGGDGANRICADCELHFDLRLLPGMENEAIRQAIQQRLTPIAERTGTDIVLSSLFEGVDPFAQDRTSDLVQVCEQLTGHSAESVAFATEAPFMQQLGMQTLVLGPGSINQAHQPDEFIPLDQIEPAVKILRELIERYCL; this is encoded by the coding sequence ATGACTTTCGATGCTAAGCACTACCGCCAACAACTACGGGATTTGGTAGCTATTCCCTCTGTAAGCTGCGCTGTACCCGAGTGGGACATGCCCAATCGCCCGGTTATCGACTACCTGGCCAACAGCTTTGCCGACATGAACTTCATCACCCGGGTGATGCCATTGGAGCAACCGGGGAAAGCCAACCTCATCGCCACCCTGGGTAAAGGTGAAGGAGGGTTACTACTTGCCGGCCATACAGACACTGTGCCCTATGATGCCAACCGCTGGCAGAGCGACCCGTTCACCCTCACGGAAAAAGACGGCAAACTTTATGGCCTGGGCGCAACAGACATGAAGGGGTTTTTCCCGGTCATTATCGAAGCAGTAAAGCCCTACCTGTATACACGTTTCCGCCACCCACTGATTGTACTGGCCACCGCTGACGAGGAGAGCAGCATGAGCGGTGCACGTGCCCTGGTGCGCGAGGGGATGCAGGGCTCAACACCAGGCTGCGCCATCATCGGTGAACCAACCGGGTTGGTGCCGGTGCGCGCCCACAAAGGCATCATGATGGAAGCTATTCGTGTGCGCGGTAAAAGCGGCCACTCGTCCAACCCGGCCCTGGGCAATAACGCACTGGAGGCCATGCACAATGTAATGGGAGAATTACTGGCCCTGCGCAGTGAATTGCAATTGAAATACCGGGACCCGGGTTTTGCCGTGCAAACACCAACACTCAACCTCGGTTGTATTCACGGCGGTGACGGCGCTAACCGGATCTGTGCTGATTGCGAGCTGCATTTCGATCTGCGCCTGCTACCCGGTATGGAAAATGAAGCCATACGCCAGGCTATCCAACAGCGCCTTACCCCTATTGCAGAGCGCACCGGGACAGATATAGTGCTCTCCTCCCTGTTTGAAGGCGTAGATCCCTTCGCACAGGACAGAACCAGCGACCTGGTGCAAGTTTGCGAGCAACTCACCGGCCACAGTGCCGAAAGCGTTGCCTTTGCCACGGAGGCTCCCTTTATGCAACAGTTGGGTATGCAAACATTGGTGCTAGGTCCCGGCTCTATCAACCAGGCGCACCAGCCCGATGAATTTATTCCGCTCGACCAAATAGAGCCAGCGGTGAAAATTTTGCGCGAACTGATTGAGCGTTACTGTCTATAA
- a CDS encoding inorganic phosphate transporter: MTLFAEYGQVLFVLACVFGLFMAWGIGANDVSNAMGTSVGSRALTMKQAIIIAMVFEFAGAYLAGGEVTETIRSGIVELDIMSSHPDLFVYGMLSSLLAAGSWLLIASILGWPVSTTHSIVGAIIGFAAVGISVDAVQWGQVWGIVGSWIITPVIAGFISFWIFRSVQHLILDTEDPFGNAKRYIPFYMFAVGFFLSMVTLLKGLKYVLKEHHIEFGFIQAVVIAALIGIAVAGIGIYLLSRINQDTHADKSNRFSSVERVFGVLMIFTACSMAFAHGSNDVANAVGPVAAVIAVVQAGAVETKALVPSWVLLLGATGIVIGLATYGYKVMVTIGKKITELTPSRGFAAEMAAAATVVIASGIGLPISTTHTLVGAVLGVGLARGIGALNLGVIGGIFASWVITLPAGAGLSILFFYFFKGLFS; the protein is encoded by the coding sequence ATGACTTTATTTGCTGAATACGGCCAGGTGCTGTTTGTTCTGGCGTGCGTTTTTGGCTTGTTTATGGCCTGGGGCATTGGCGCCAACGATGTGTCCAATGCAATGGGAACCTCGGTGGGCTCGCGTGCGCTCACCATGAAGCAGGCGATTATTATCGCCATGGTGTTCGAGTTTGCCGGTGCTTATCTCGCCGGTGGTGAAGTAACAGAAACTATCCGCAGCGGTATTGTTGAGCTGGATATCATGTCCAGCCACCCCGACCTGTTTGTCTACGGGATGCTCTCCTCACTGCTGGCGGCGGGCAGTTGGCTGCTAATCGCCAGTATCCTCGGCTGGCCGGTATCCACTACCCACTCGATTGTCGGGGCCATTATTGGCTTCGCCGCCGTGGGTATTTCAGTAGATGCGGTACAGTGGGGCCAGGTATGGGGCATTGTGGGCAGCTGGATAATTACCCCGGTGATTGCCGGCTTTATCTCCTTCTGGATTTTCCGCTCGGTGCAGCACCTTATCCTGGACACCGAAGATCCTTTCGGCAACGCCAAGCGCTACATTCCCTTTTACATGTTTGCAGTGGGCTTTTTCCTGTCCATGGTTACCCTGCTCAAAGGGCTCAAGTATGTGCTCAAGGAGCATCATATTGAGTTCGGTTTCATCCAGGCAGTGGTGATTGCCGCACTCATTGGCATTGCGGTTGCCGGTATAGGTATCTACCTGCTCAGCCGTATCAACCAGGATACGCATGCGGACAAAAGCAATCGGTTTTCCAGCGTGGAGCGTGTATTTGGCGTCCTCATGATTTTTACCGCCTGCTCCATGGCATTTGCCCACGGCTCCAACGATGTGGCCAATGCCGTAGGCCCGGTAGCAGCGGTAATCGCCGTGGTTCAGGCCGGAGCAGTTGAGACCAAAGCCCTGGTGCCGTCCTGGGTATTGCTGCTGGGTGCCACCGGCATTGTTATTGGCCTGGCCACCTACGGCTACAAAGTCATGGTGACCATCGGCAAGAAAATTACCGAACTGACCCCCAGCCGCGGTTTTGCCGCAGAAATGGCCGCCGCCGCCACGGTGGTTATCGCCTCGGGTATTGGCCTGCCCATTTCTACCACCCATACCTTGGTAGGCGCGGTATTGGGCGTCGGCCTGGCGCGCGGTATTGGCGCCCTGAACCTGGGGGTTATCGGCGGCATTTTCGCCTCCTGGGTAATCACCCTACCCGCCGGTGCCGGCCTATCCATTCTCTTCTTTTACTTCTTTAAAGGGCTATTCAGCTAA